A stretch of the Zeugodacus cucurbitae isolate PBARC_wt_2022May chromosome 6, idZeuCucr1.2, whole genome shotgun sequence genome encodes the following:
- the LOC105210724 gene encoding serine-rich adhesin for platelets isoform X1 has protein sequence MDEIEYLEEYEDLILPTAMSTQAATTKGRNRTQLVTMADDDDDSSSIDQDIFDSLFDDNSDDESVLHNKKGPAKLSQRSERSSRISRVSMDSLDMLVKELGEPFNPNADGTKSTNRNTPKLHNTKVTQPNKTVQKFTTTTTKAKGSNSPTPVPSGSLKTINKLEAAKAIAERNIKAKSVATVRPTVQQNLGQATATTKSMHTNDPTTRILQGSRSSGFQSTKITSGSANSSKVASPTPSTSRKQISAATSTTGSNSNSLNNSKNNTPASKRIVERSQTTIIKPEKPQIKDPAEDPLSLENIEHESDSDSDSFIYSDVSADTFVTLSDVDFEERNIIDLSNDSNYERANLDKIRGSTPSPTVSDDYKSDKEDSPTKMLSNFDEKSKDGSVMESNANAAAKFRVRQYVEGEATTTSRQRKHEATSSSHDKSMNVEQQTATTNDTLLARIDTILSASNVNVEERKVVENQPDMEVEVVTDIKADAKEREKQTSVMSDSANACDSQMDDTAIAKPGVIQEPSTVETMEIDIDMGEIVEEVVDKEKNNLDNKEGEKTFKERNDNTTNEAISVTTVNNTEALAMLEGTEKDEHIVKATENIDDSVHQMDVVSEQVVETMEDLNINTESAPDELKESKDNVPAEVVAVSEDAVENTINTINLSEGVGEINESKEADNSNNVQEKLADETKSDSKIKTVVESVNNKDLESEIENTGTKALAEQVNFDSKTEEKTNVDLLLENHEKQCNITDDDTTTKTEETEQNQKCENKFESAVGSVNQRNEHEEDCATSSKNVKALQELQEEEDVFTVEAMKKKRGADKQRLSLRRSRTPIIAKLTESTTQNHAPTEKCETVEVESKVYVTTVDRTEDDTEITDTKIDSSVITKVDKFDEDVHEDNIKEMEKRPPSSRNKSNTRKVDDSNKVVETDNTKSQTQRKSRHDRKEDALRSDSRNEHNERSQTPRGRKVQTNRNTAADRVEKPQTGAEKNEVADTESTKEADAGKIHLEKSKVHEQLQVNEQVTPRLDKRVRGLVVSLKKTDLSKVLNEKLLRKINTEAKSEVLNDLKKSETAAHISVDKTTIDIKEQATRKGGLKETTPSVRQVKDAGVEKSTEETNKDLKFANTTEKAKEDIKNDKTDSSRRDEKSGDRSRGHSRYERSRSKSRRDRTNEKFAEKSKEHSKSVKPEHKSEHASRHDKSVIKDSIFEKSSDDAKRYSRSEKSTERSKRDTKYERSEDRAKRDSKEERTTEKSKTDSKGSSDSAKQISKEEKSITDSKYEKKRESAKKDSRGKSEYKTKCDSKEEHSKSFSKESAEKARKDSNDGNSPEKSKKDSKQSTDTTRNVSKEEKSENKTKMGSKEERSVDKFKKEIGESVQKTKYSSKETKTSHASRYEKSTERAKKESKGEKSEVKEDNDSKEKTSEKAKIDSKHEKSEVKEDNDSKEKTSEKAKIDSKHEMSTEKSRNVSKDDKSCSDSKEAKTSEKSKSDAAYDKSTERIKKDTKNRKPETKTANISEDPSDKTKEESLEKAQEPKTKSEEKSPDYRKMKWKNDKYTRTTKSAKDNKELSDSEANDKKEAECGAGATKQLNAATSMDIETANDRTAEQNLNTELNVKSSKNDTTKSCLEGSDSMVEEITAESQEEHIEEQPIITEAQAVSESVDNIHMECENKVKEETEGPTESTEKTEEETAITENIEKAGEETAIADSTATHKIKRGKRGRFSKTREKRVKRKPANDSSGKTETETKSKEEDSIIENSDKINENKPEDKTGEIEMEKELEISGKAKEDQTEIAVSIGEDTETAATIAESKQKMEIVNTNAEGENIENMGGQTGPAIEKEAGEETSNTKTETDEVLDSTDKLETQNDTQTVDEIVNQNLNEDVVLEVAALDVGETVQIQANAGTLEETVNLTSMATAETEKVFESINVNANTKIINKSADEIVAANLMEAEESLNKNQTSKTHEDIIETENEVEIAENADQSNKQEFTTQQTPTTKDVDAVGGAKEAAGESGGSGNSGTTKAHRNKHPRNFADQIIAQSPQLLSADEDEQEGGATRRSLRTRAADHSPCSRNENQKKSSKGAAANHTQSSALTNSSQKSAKEQPHSSRSSTATPTTNMTRKRMRDHTPNSTAEHSDQEKSPSKKLKWESGRKSSRMHNDDVNTSECEPDAAAVGQRAQEMHAKLIDTKDMKGGTKSGQENAASKQSTVAEVKKSATGLNLNTSKKSVNASPGATKAETAEVKRKQELEKLPPGGTTKITDANKKRRTEPESAQAVKKPDETQQKPVSATHKSAVKQPASTLTTVAKTTHAHAPTAEGDAADPLQLPVKRFKRLQAIDGYDTLNVSEERKEGKVEETKNKNATSKRKSLRPDVSKPTETTHKLTAKQSHQQQLYHKGVAGKPLETTTLSLKDRKIVVPNTTVVKNAANTDKSANKSPTKSPGSKVITFKEWLEQQKKSTGEEGGEEVLFEPDESAIRMDKIRTTTTPELKRANTSASDASTSAKQKPSVPTAVQTPAAAVASVSKDAKKKANLRDAAKRKREAAFTPNKGNPGSVADVLAKQTPPAAKHGRIEKVVTPTSTPAGAHFKRPSLPQRMPRATPTRFNNRTPTPADGRASLHSTQHQAGIQRLGTKVNLRKLRVRINRSTVAAYFKNLNSNKLREQAIEQTVTTTQPTANITLKSVAKSTEPLQKRSPQKDPLALPKRSVVTPLTATTTTGAPLLPTLTARPNVIAATESNVTVKSTPIAMPTLTKVPTSVQDKSPKKSQDKQADATQAAAADQEQFGSNEELSLLTPMKTVTTPQTSNSLRAQQQQMSTTAAPEAVHEKRASTTSSSDIISTLRSQTTVKPTNSSISSSSSTITAASSSSSIPSKDTQLPFTPVVPKEELPDEHTLPKHPSHAPTAITPAASVDNASTTNSLASRTLAIAAATNSALNQTPPTSDASGYYGLTPTQLDTNGTRLYTFLHPAKYNRNHGCVLLDYCCPNLDGPMPAIDPTRIHAQVQAGVRELPAYIVMTTKLITRADLEANKNVIPASIRQKVEKITADASNAAANHASVPSVIGAPNVSQTSVPTVVPPQSTVAVSKPTTTTLTPTMTALQKHLPSTTIITPKMMPASSTATLATQGTSPTSQLANVSDYQRSVLRTSVRQFDARLKKYYYRIAMLSFSDRQTIIDGIINSTTLTPKDVDCAVRLIDEYAAQISKLPQTSAANTAKSATPAIQSVSKAITTQTTNTVVRTTTIQQQVQKHNTQSSKNQVAVLDKDNSLLGYQLAASPMPMNKSTISTRSSIMSTSITGTANSSLPNATSTSSGVFASLKSTQDSPRIFYTKTPMQTSTPIATATSSSSTPHNDGGKTIARRGTPRMGRDVTIRQIPQKLNSLSTSSTTATATPPTARRLPTLTRNPHLTASSSSLAEKNISETITTRSAVTISSNAPKRMTRATAAAKVIVITQNSDCNSALQDECILPDGHENTEIKREKSDDDFVGGN, from the exons atggatgaaattgaATACCTGGAGGAGTACGAAGATTTAATTCTACCAA CAGCAATGAGTACACAAGCTGCGACTACGAAAGGTCGCAACAGGACTCAACTAGTTACTATGgcggatgatgatgatgactctTCTTCTATAGACCAAGATATATTCGACAGTTTATTTGATGATAATTCTGACGACGAGTCTGTTCTGCATAATAAAAAAG GGCCAGCCAAACTGAGCCAACGTAGTGAACGTAGTTCACGAATTTCACGCGTTTCTATGGACTCGCTTGATATGCTTGTAAAAGAATTag GTGAGCCATTCAATCCAAATGCAGATGGTACAAaatcaacaaatagaaacacaCCTAAACTGCATAATACAAAAGTTACTCAACCCAACAAAACAGTACAAAAAT ttacaaccacaacaacaaaggcaaaaGGTAGCAACTCACCAACGCCTGTTCCCAGTGGTAGCCTCAAAACAATTAACAAGTTAGAAGCAGCTAAAGCAATTGCCGAGCGCAATATCAAAGCTAAATCAGTGGCCACGGTAAGACCAACGGTGCAACAAAATCTTGgtcaagcaacagcaacaacgaagTCTATGCATACGAATGAT ccTACAACACGCATTTTACAAGGCAGTAGAAGTAGTGGCTTCCAAAGTACGAAAATAACTAGTGGTTCTGCAAATTCGTCCAAAGTTGCCTCGCCGACTCCGTCAACATCACGTAAACAAATTTCAGCTGCTACTTCAACAACAGGAAGTAATAGCAATTCGCTTAACAACAGCAAGAATAATACGCCAGCATCCAAGCGTATAGTGGAACGTTCACAGACAACCATTATAAAACCGGAGAAACCACAAATTAAAGATCCCGCAGAAGATCCTTTAA GTTTGGAAAATATTGAGCATGAATCCGACAGCGATTCTGATTCGTTTATATATTCGGATGTATCAGCTGATACATTCGTTACGCTTAGTGATGTGGACTTTGAGGAACGCAATATTATTGATCTATCCAACGACTCCAACTATGAACGTGCAAATTTAG ACAAAATACGTGGGTCAACGCCTTCCCCCACAGTTTCGGATGATTATAAAAGTGATAAGGAGGATTCACCGACAAAAATGCTGTCGAATTTCGACGAAAAATCTAAGGACGGCTCTGTAATGGAAAGTAATGCAAATGCTGCCGCGAAATTTCGTGTGCGACAGTATGTTGAAggagaagcaacaacaacaagtcgtCAGCGTAAACACGAAGCAACTAGCAGTTCGCATGATAAATCAATGAATGTGGAACAACAAACAGCTACAACAAATGATACGCTATTGGCGCGTATTGATACTATACTCTCCGCATCAAATGTTAATGTAGAGGAGCGTAAAGTTGTTGAAAACCAACCTGATATGGAGGTTGAAGTTGTGACCGATATTAAAGCTGACGCCAAAGAAAGAGAAAAGCAAACGAGTGTTATGTCAGATAGTGCAAATGCTTGTGATAGTCAAATGGATGACACCGCAATTGCGAAGCCAGGCGTAATTCAAG AGCCATCCACTGTTGAAACAATGGAAATCGATATTGATATGGGAGAAATTGTGGAGGAAGTCGttgataaagaaaaaaataatttggacAATAAAGAAGGGGAAAAAACGTTTAAAGAAAGAAATGATAATACCACTAACGAAGCGATTAGCGTTACAACTGTTAATAATACGGAAGCTTTGGCAATGCTGGAAGGTACGGAAAAAGATGAGCACATTGTAAAAGCTACAGAAAATATTGATGACTCTGTGCATCAAATGGATGTCGTAAGTGAGCAGGTTGTTGAAACAATGGAAGACTTGAATATAAACACGGAGAGCGCGCCAGATGAACTCAAAGAAAGCAAAGACAATGTGCCGGCAGAAGTGGTAGCAGTTTCCGAGGATGCAGTAGAGAATACTATTAATACTATAAATCTCTCTGAAGGTGTTGGGGAAATAAATGAGAGTAAAGAAGCGGATAATTCAAATAATGTTCAGGAAAAGCTCGCAGATGAAACGAAGAGCGATAGTAAGATCAAAACAGTTGTAGAAAGTGTTAATAACAAAGATCTCGagagtgaaattgaaaatactGGTACAAAAGCTCTTGCCGAGCAAGTAAATTTCGATTCCAAAACTGAAGAGAAAACAAATGTTGATTTACTGTTGGAGAATCATGAAAAACAATGTAACATAACAGATGacgatacaacaacaaaaactgaggAGACTGAACAAAACCAAaagtgtgaaaataaatttgaaagtgCGGTAGGGAGTGTAAATCAACGAAATGAGCATGAGGAAGACTGTGCGACCAGCTCCAAAAATGTCAAGGCGCTTCAAGAACTTCAAGAAGAAGAGGATGTTTTTACAGTGGAAGCTATGAAGAAAAAACGTGGAGCGGATAAGCAACGCCTTAGCCTAAGGCGTTCGCGGACACCAATTATTGCTAAACTTACCGAAAGTACAACTCAGAATCATGCTCCAACTGAGAAATGTGAAACAGTGGAAGTTGAGTCTAAAGTTTATGTCACAACTGTAGATAGAACTGAAGATGATACAGAAATAACGGATACAAAGATAGATTCATCGGTTATAACTAAAGTTGACAAGTTTGATGAAGATGTCCATGAAGACAATATAAAGGAAATGGAAAAGAGACCACCATCCAGCAGAAACAAAAGTAATACACGAAAAGTTGATGATAGCAATAAGGTTGTGGAGACAGATAACACAAAGTCGCAAACGCAAAGGAAGTCTAGGCATGATAGAAAGGAAGATGCTTTACGGTCTGATAGCAGAAATGAACACAACGAACGATCTCAAACGCCACGTGGTAGAAAAGTGCAAACAAATCGAAACACGGCAGCTGATAGGGTGGAAAAACCGCAAACTGGTGCTGAAAAAAATGAAGTCGCTGATACTGAAAGTACCAAGGAAGCAGATGCAGGGAAAATCCACTTAGAAAAAAGCAAGGTCCATGAACAATTGCAAGTAAATGAACAAGTGACACCCAGACTGGATAAAAGAGTGCGTGGCCTGGTGGTTTCATTGAAAAAGACAGACTTATCAAAAGTTCTAAATGAAAAACTATTAcgtaaaataaatacagaagcAAAAAGTGAAGtgttaaatgatttaaaaaagagTGAAACGGCAGCTCACATAAGTGTAGATAAAACAACAATAGACATCAAAGAACAAGCCACAAGAAAAGGTGGATTGAAAGAAACAACGCCTTCAGTTAGGCAAGTGAAAGATGCTGGTGTTGAAAAGTCTACAGAGGAGacaaataaagatttaaaattcgCAAATACAACGGAGAAAGCCaaagaagatataaaaaatgataaaactGATTCATCTAGGAGAGATGAAAAATCTGGCGATAGATCAAGAGGGCATTCTAGATATGAAAGATCTAGAAGTAAAAGCAGACGGGATCGAACTAACGaaaaatttgcagaaaaatCGAAGGAACATTCGAAATCTGTGAAACCTGAGCACAAATCGGAACATGCTTCGAGACATGACAAATCTGTAATTAAagattcaatatttgaaaaatcttcaGATGATGCAAAGAGATATTCAAGGAGTGAAAAGTCTACAGAAAGGTCAAAAAGAGATACGAAATATGAAAGGTCTGAAGATAGAGCAAAGAGGGATTCAAAAGAAGAAAGAACTACAGAAAAATCAAAGACTGATTCAAAAGGGTCTTCTGACTCAGCAAAGCAAATTTCGAAAGAGGAAAAGTCGATCACTGattcaaaatatgaaaagaaaagagAGTCAGCAAAAAAGGATTCAAGAGGAAAATCTGAGTATAAAACAAAGTGTGATTCAAAAGAAGAACATTCAAAGAGTTTTTCCAAAGAGTCTGCAGAGAAAGCAAGAAAGGATTCAAACGATGGCAATTCTCCTGAAAAATCAAAGAAAGATTCGAAACAGTCTACGGATACAACAAGGAATGTCTCGAAAGAAGAAAAATCTGAGAACAAAACTAAAATGGGCTCAAAAGAAGAAAGAAGTGTGGATAAATTTAAGAAAGAAATAGGAGAATCTGTACAGAAGACAAAGTATAGTTCAAAGGAGACAAAAACATCGCATGCTTCAAGATATGAAAAGTCTACAGAGAGAGCAAAGAAGGAATCAAAAGGTGAAAAATCGGAGGTAAAAGAAGATAATGATTCAAAAGAGAAAACCTCAGAAAAAGCAAAGATAGATTCGAAACATGAAAAATCGGAGGTAAAAGAAGATAATGATTCAAAAGAGAAAACCTCAGAAAAAGCAAAGATAGATTCGAAACATGAAATGTCCACAGAAAAGTCCAGAAATGTTTCAAAGGATGACAAATCATGCAGTGATTCAAAAGAAGCCAAAACTTCAGAGAAATCAAAGAGTGATGCAGCATATGACAAGTCTACAGAGAGAATAAAAAAAGACACGAAAAATAGAAAACctgaaacaaaaacagcaaacattTCGGAAGATCCTTCAGATAAAACGAAGGAAGAAAGTTTAGAAAAAGCTCAAGAGCCAAAGACAAAATCTGAAGAAAAATCTCCCGATTACCGAAAGATGAAATGGAAAAATGACAAATATACACGAACAACCAAATCTGCTAAAGATAACAAGGAACTATCAGACAGTGAAGCGAATGATAAAAAAGAAGCAGAATGTGGTGCTGGCGCAACAAAGCAATTAAACGCAGCAACTTCAATGGATATCGAAACAGCCAATGACAGAACTGCGGAACAAAATCTAAACACAGAATTAAATGTGAAGTCTTCTAAAAACGATACCACTAAAAGTTGCTTGGAAGGGAGTGATAGCATGGTAGAAGAAATCACTGCTGAAAGTCAAGAAGAACACATAGAAGAGCAGCCCATCATAACCGAAGCGCAGGCAGTAAGTGAAAGCGTCGATAACATACATATGGAGTGtgaaaataaagttaaagaagAAACAGAAGGACCTACTGAAAGCACAGAGAAAACTGAAGAAGAAACAGCAATTACTGAGAACATAGAAAAAGCTGGAGAAGAAACAGCTATTGCTGATAGCACTGCTACACATAAGATCAAGAGAGGAAAAAGAGGAAGGTTCTCCAAAACACGAGAGAAAAGAGTTAAACGGAAGCCAGCAAACGATAGCTCGGGTAAAACTGAGACTGAAACGAAATCGAAGGAAGAAGATTCGATTATTGAAAACTcagataaaattaatgaaaataaaccaGAGGATAAAACAGGCGAAATAGAAATGGAAAAAGAACTCGAAATCTCAGGTAAAGCAAAAGAGGACCAAACGGAAATTGCTGTAAGCATCGGTGAAGATACGGAGACAGCTGCAACAATTGCTGAAAGCAAACAAAAGAtggaaattgtaaatacaaatgctGAGggtgaaaatatagaaaatatgggAGGCCAAACTGGCCCTGCGATAGAGAAAGAAGCTGGAGAGGAAACCTCTaatacaaaaacagaaacagatgAAGTGCTCGATAGTACAGATAAATTAGAAACACAAAATGATACTCAAACAGTTGACGAAATTGTAAATCAGAACTTAAATGAAGATGTCGTGTTAGAAGTAGCGGCATTGGATGTCGGAGAAACAGTACAAATTCAAGCTAATGCTGGAACATTAGAAGAAACGGTAAACTTGACTTCAATGGCAACCGCCGAGAccgaaaaagtttttgaaagcaTAAATGTAAACGCAAacactaaaataataaacaaaagtgCAGATGAAATTGTGGCTGCTAACCTTATGGAAGCCGAAGAGtctttaaacaaaaatcagacAAGCAAAACTCATGAAGACATTATTGAAACTGAAAATGAAGTAGAAATCGCTGAAAATGCCGACCAATCCAATAAACAAGAGTTTACAACGcaacaaacaccaacaacaaaagatGTTGATGCTGTTGGAGGAGCAAAGGAAGCAGCAGGTGAAAGTGGTGGCAGTGGTAACAGCGGAACAACAAAAGCGCACCGTAATAAACATCCACGCAATTTTGCAGACCAAATAATTGCGCAATCACCACAACTGCTATCGGCCGACGAGGACGAACAAGAAGGCGGCGCAACGCGTCGTTCATTGCGCACGCGTGCGGCCGATCATTCGCCGTGCAGTAGAAAcg AAAATCAGAAGAAAAGCTCCAAAGGTGCTGCTGCAAATCATACACAGAGTTCGGCATTAACAAATAGTAGCCAAAAATCTGCGAAAGAACAACCACATAGTAGCAGAAGCTCTACAGCGACGCCAACGACGAATATGACACGAAAGCGCATGCGTGATCACACTCCAAACTCAACTGCCGAACATAGTG ATCAAGAGAAGTCGCCGAGTAAAAAGTTGAAGTGGGAGTCAGGACGAAAATCTT CACGCATGCACAATGATGACGTGAACACCAGCGAGTGCGAACCCGATGCGGCGGCTGTGGGTCAACGTGCACAAGAGATGCATGCTAAATTAATTGACACAAAAGATATGAAAGGAGGTACTAAGAGCGGGCAGGAGAATGCGGCATCAAAACAAAGCACCGTCGCCGAAGTCAAGAAATCGGCAACCGGCCTTAATTTAAATACGTCTAAAAAATCAGTGAACGCCAGCCCAGGTGCTACTAAAGCTGAAACAGCAGAAGTAAAACGTAAGCAGGAACTTGAAAAATTGCCACCGGGGGgaactacaaaaataacagATGCGAATAAGAAGCGTCGTACTGAGCCAGAAAGTGCACAAGCAGTCAAGAAGCCCgacgaaacacaacaaaaaccagTCAGTGCAACGCATAAAAGCGCAGTTAAACAGCCAGCCAGTACATTAACGACAGTAGCAAAAACTACACATGCGCATGCGCCAACGGCAGAAGGCGATGCTGCTGATCCATTGCAATTGCCTGTGAAACGCTTCAAACGCCTGCAAGCCATCGATGGCTATGATACGTTGAATGTAAGTGAGGAGCGTAAAGAGGGTAAAGTTGAAGagacgaaaaacaaaaatgccaCGTCAAAACGTAAGTCATTACGTCCTGACGTCAGCAAACCGACTGAAACAACACATAAGTTAACAGCAAAACAAAGCCATCAACAACAACTTTATCATAAAGGCGTTGCAGGGAAGCCATTGGAAACCACAACTTTGTCGCTGAAGGATAGGAAGATCGTTGTGCCCAATACGACTGTCGTCAAAAACGCAGCGAATACTGATAAAAGCGCAAACAAATCACCAACAAAATCACCCGGTTCCAAGGTAATCACCTTCAAAGAGTGGTTAGAGCAACAGAAGAAAAGTACCGGCGAAGAGGGTGGTGAAGAGGTGCTTTTTGAGCCAGATGAAAGTGCCATACGCATGGATAAAATACGGACAACCACAACGCCCGAACTGAAACGCGCCAATACAAGCGCCAGTGATGCAAGTACTTCGGCTAAGCAGAAACCAAGCGTGCCCACAGCAGTACAAACGCCAGCAGCGGCTGTGGCGAGCGTGAGTAAAGACGCAAAGAAGAAAGCGAATTTACGTGATGCGGCTAAAAGAAAGCGGGAGGCGGCGTTTACGCCAAATAAAGGAAATCCGGGAAGTGTTGCAGACGTATTGGCAAAACAAACGCCACCCGCTGCCAAGCATGGGCGCATTGAAAAAGTAGTTACACCTACCAGCACACCAGCCGGTGCACATTTTAAACGCCCCTCACTGCCGCAAAGAATGCCACGCGCGACACCAACGCGTTTCAACAATCGCACACCAACACCAGCCGATGGCAGAGCGAGTCTGCACAGCACACAGCACCAGGCAGGGATACAACGCCTTGGCACTAAAGTGAACTTGCGTAAATTGCGTGTACGCATAAATCGTTCCACTGTGGCggcatatttcaaaaatttgaattcaaataaGCTTAGGGAGCAAG CTATTGAGCAGACCGTCACAACTACGCAGCCTACTGCaaatataacattaaaaagCGTTGCGAAATCTACGGAGCCATTGCAAAAACGTAGTCCACAAAAAGATCCACTTGCGCTACCGAAGAGAAGCGTGGTCACCCcgcttacagcaacaacaacaacaggcgcaCCACTATTGCCTACTCTAACGGCGCGTCCAAATGTTATTGCGGCAACAGAaagcaacgttacggtgaaatCTACGCCGATAGCTATGCCAACTTTAACTAAGGTGCCAACCAGCGTACAGGATAAATCACcaaaaaaat CTCAAGACAAACAAGCTGATGCAACCCAAGCTGCAGCTGCAGATCAGGAGCAATTTGGCAGCAACGAAGAGCTTTCTCTATTAACACCAATGAAAACTGTAACAACACCACAGACGAGCAACAGTTtacgtgcacaacaacaacaaatgtctaCAACAGCAGCACCGGAAGCTGTGCATGAGAAGCGTGCAAGCACGACAAGCAGTTCGGACATCATCAGCACACTTCGCTCTCAAACGACTGTCAAGCCAACCAACAGCAgtatcagcagcagcagttcAACAATTACCGCCGCCagcagtagtagtagtataCCTAGCAAAGATACACAATTACCATTTACACCTGTAGTGCCTAAAGAAGAGCTACCCGATGAGCATACATTGCCGAAACACCCAAGTCATGCACCTACAGCAATTACGCCGGCCGCGAGTGTAGACAATGCGTCCACCACAAATTCGTTGGCTTCACGTACACTCGCTATAGCAGCCGCCACCAATTCGGCGCTCAATCAGACGCCACCTACAAGTGATGCAAGCGGTTATTACGGTCTGACGCCTACGCAGTTAGACACGAATGGCACGCGTCTGTATACCTTCTTACATCCAGCCAAGTATAATCGTAATCACGGCTGTGTATTGCTCGATTACTGTTGTCCCAATCTGGATGGTCCAATGCCGGCCATCGATCCGACGCGTATACACGCGCAAGTGCAGGCTGGTGTACGCGAGCTACCCGCTTATATCGTGATGACAACGAAACTTATAACGCGTGCCGATTTGGAGGCCAACAAGAATGTTATACCGGCGTCCATACGCCAAAAGGTGGAGAAGATTACAGCTGATGCTTCGAATGCTGCCGCAAATCATGCGTCTGTGCCGAGTGTAATTGGTGCTCCGAATGTATCGCAAACATCGGTACCAACAGTGGTGCCACCACAATCAACTGTGGCGGTCAGCAAGCCCACGACCACTACGCTAACACCAACCATGACGGCATTGCAAAAACATTTGCCCTCGACCACGATCATTACGCCGAAAATGATGCCAGCGTCATCTACCGCCACATTGGCCACACAAGGCACTTCACCCACATCGCAATTAGCCAATGTATCAGATTATCAGCGTTCTGTGTTGCGCACCAGCGTACGTCAGTTCGATGCACGTCTGAAAAAATACTATTATCGCATTGCAATGCTCTCATTTTCCGATCGGCAAACGATTATCGATGGCATCATCAATTCAACAACGCTAACACCCAAAGATGTTGACTGTGCGGTGCGTTTGATTGACGAATATGCGGCACAAATTAGTAAATTGCCACAAACCAGTGCGGCGAATACAGCGAAGTCGGCAACGCCTGCAATACAATCCGtatcaaaagcaataacaacacaaactaCCAATACAGTGGTACGCACCACAACAATTCAACAGCAAGTGCAGAAACATAATACGCAAAGTTCGAAAAATCAAGTTGCCGTTTTGGATAAAGACAATAGCTTATTGGGTTACCAACTGGCCGCTTCACCAATGCCCATGAACAAATCAACTATATCTACACGTTCCAGCATAATGTCGACCTCGATAACGGGCACGGCGAATTCGTCGTTGCCAAATGCAACGAGCACGTCAAGCGGTGTTTTTGCATCATTGAAGTCGACACAAGATTCACCaagaattttttataccaagaCGCCAATGCAGACATCTACTCCAATTGCAACAGCGACTAGCAGCAGTAGCACTCCACATAATGATGGTGGTAAGACAATAGCGCGGCGTGGTACACCACGCATGGGGCGAGATGTGACCATACGTCAG attCCACAAAAACTCAATTCTCTGTCCACATCATCCacaacggcaacagcaacaccacCAACTGCGCGCCGCTTGCCCACATTGACGCGTAATCCACATTTGACCGCAAGCAGCAGTAGTTTGGCTGAAAAGAACATCTCCGAAACGATTACAACACGTTCGGCTGTCACCATTTCTTCAAATGCGCCGAAGCGTATGACACGCGCCACCGCAGCGGCCAAAGTTATTGTGATAACACAGAATAGTGATTGTAATAGTGCGCTGCAGGATGAGTGTATACTGCCGGATGGGCATGAAAATACCGAAATTAAACGTGAGAAATCCGATGATGATTTTGTTGGTggcaattaa